In Arachis hypogaea cultivar Tifrunner chromosome 7, arahy.Tifrunner.gnm2.J5K5, whole genome shotgun sequence, the genomic window AAAGAAGAGGTACTCTTCATGTAAagaaatgtgtcttctttgcctCTTTTGAAGGCTTAGAACACGCTTCTTCACAGGCTCATCAAGACCAAGAGCTTTCATTTAGTGTGGAATACCTAAACATTTCCAACCTTCTAAAGTCTTCCCTTTCCATTCCCTCACTAGTGATCACACCCTAAAATAATTATCTAGCAAACTACAATTGAACCAAAATATTGCTGAAATACCAACAGAAATTAAATACCTCAATGCTATCTCCTGCTATAAGCTCTTCATTGTGCATTGCTCGGTGAAGCTCCGAAGTGCTGTAGTAGCTTGCACTCATTTGCATTGGTGGAGAGCTACCATACCTAGAAGCATATATACCAAaaccatttttatttttgaatgttgCCCATCTAACATCTGCCCTACCTGAACTTTCCCCTGGAACAACATACGGAACATGCAAGTCACTAACATTCGACTCATATACTGCAACCTGTGCAGAAGCCTTTCGATCTGGATAATACTCAAATGGCCCTCTGCCATACCAAGTCACTTGATCAAACGATTTTTCCACATTGAATTCTACTCCCACACGTGGCAAAGGAGGAAGATCCAGGTTTGGTTTAACACTGCATTCCACAATGACATCACCagaagcatgaattgaatatttCATATCCGTTGTGAATAAAACCTTTGACTCGTCTTGCCTGGAAACACCAAGAAAAACAACCAATATTTGAACCGAGCTGTTAGTCGTATTCTGGAGGGAACAGCTTTCGGTAACAAAGTGGAGGCTGTCGATTCCAGCATCTTTCCATTTAGACAAATAACTAGCTGGTCCTCCGCCTTTATCGTTATCAGTAGGAGCTCTCCAGAAACATGGATATATACCTTTACTGAGAACATCAACTCCTTTGACCTAGCATTATATATCAACATAATATTAGTATGAATATTTagtaaagaaacaaaaataactgAACAGAAAACTGCAAAAATTGAAAATCAAAGACATCATGAACTTTCTAACAAATCATTGATAAAGAATAGAAACATGATAATTTTTGCTTTTCAAATATAACTGATATTGAAAACTGCTTAGAAATAAGATCTTATTAGAAAAAATGAGAACAAAACAAAGTGCACTAGGGGCAATCACTAATTACAACTTAACATCAAGATCATaccaaaactaaaacaaaaatgaTGCAGAATATGAAAACCATATCAACAAAGACACCTGAAATGCAAGAGGTCATTTCATTCTCAATCTCTTTGAAAACTAGAGAAACTGTAAACAACCTTTAGATCATAGCCCAatacaaaatcaaatttttgggaAAAGCAATGTCCCAAAGTCTAGCAAATTAATTAAGGTGGAACATTGTTACAAACCCAAACAGCAGAGTGGTGGAAGGGCAGAAAGGGAGTATCCTTCCTCTGGAATTTACATATCAGAgcagaaagaaaaataactaattGAGGTAGTGGGGACCGAGTTTTAAGGGAATCTGTTAGAAGGAATGAGTGATATAAATAGAAAAAGGGAAATGCATTTGTATTGAGGAAAGTAGTGGGTAGAATTAGTGGAGAGTCTTGGCCTCTTGAAAGCCAAGTTATGCTTTACACATATTACTCATACATCATACTTGAATATACTCTTAGACCCGGGAATATCACAGTGATATCCTTGGCTGCAACTTTCCcatatttctattttattctattctattcctctcttctcttctgttCTAGCTCTTTCTACCTTCATCCCTTTCTCTATTCTGCTACAGTGAGACCCGCGCGATGTGTAGAGAggtaaattaattatactatatagtatattcTAATAAGTGTTATATTATTTAGAAGTTGATTAGATATGTAAACTAATGTTAAATTTGAattgtttatattaaaaatattttgcaaaacatttatttgataatttgtatATAATTCCATATAATTATTCAACTAAAATGTAAAATAcaaattgaaatataatttattattttaagaatttgaattcatttaattttaaaaaaggcaTATGCCTTTTTATATTAGAGTTGTACAAAACTAAATCTTCATTTGTTGCTTctattttcacatttttttagTTGTCATACTTTGTCTTCTTATATACTATTCTTAGGTttgcaaataattaaaaaaaaaggaaaaaatgaatgagatgagaaataccaaaaatataatataaaattataaattaacttTATAATCATCATATATATTTGAATATACCTAATAAAAAGATGTGCCAAATTTGAACTTACTTGGGTTaggaaaaatgaaagagaatgaaaaataccagaaatgtaataaaattatgaattaattttataatcatgatatatttaaatgtatttaGCAAAGAAATGTGCCAAATTTAAACTTATTTGGAGAAGTTTTCGTCAATTGGTATGAGAGATTGAGAAATAAAAAGTAGCAAGAGCCTTAGGTAGCATGTATATAAGTAGACCAACTAATGTAATAATAAGAgtcttaatatgtataagttgtagaatttcAATATTTATaactgaaaattttttaattattattattatggcacTATTAATATgtgtttattgtatttaattagtactttatgttttagttgaataataatagataagtattttctcttttaattttttaaaaatctttaacTAAAAGATGATTGGTTGATTTTCAAGTTTTGCCAAGTAATCAAAATTGCTGACATGGCATTATTAGAGGAGAAAACATGGCCTAAAACTTAATGTAAAAGAAGTTGGTATCAATttctatataataaaaatagatagatagatagatagatagatagatagatagatagatagatagatagatacttTGTTCATTGTTATTGTGGGAAGGATTTAACACAACAATACAAAAGTTCCCTCATTATACCACACACACTTTAGCTGAACAAAATAATAGAGAATAGAGATATCTTAATCACCAAGAATACTTTTGATCTTTAAAACCAGGTTTTAAGACTATGTTGCTCCAAATAACTCTCAAGCAAGTATCTAAACTACCccttaaaagagaaaaataaatattcaacTTTTCCAATTCCAATAACTCCTGCTATCCACCTGGTTTCTAAAATCTAAACAAATTGATTATGTTTCCCTTAcattaatataaaaagaaaactatttttcaaaggTTAACCAAATAatccgctttttttttttttgaaaaatcttcctgaatattaattttaatataacaaatttCTATTATTAACTTATATCATAAATATGGATTACAGTAATTATAAAGATTATAGAAGACCTAATAtactcaaataaataaattaagataTCATGCAATTTGAGATTTCACACATGATAACCAAATTAACAAAGTTACCTTCCAGCTTTCAACTGTTCCTGTTTTAGTGCTCAATGTTATGTCCCAAATATCTTGCTggttaactttaattttatcaccCAGAGTTTCAGCCACCAAGGTGCCACCACTAACATTGATAGCCTGGAACAATAATCATCCATGACACAGAAAATTTTAAACTCAGTTACTTCAGTAAATGACATCCAAACACCAAGATCCATTCATAACGATATATCATTTGTTAAAATGATTACATGAGGAACGAAGCCTCTCTTTGTGGGCAGTTGAACTTGTGAGGATGAAACAATATGACCAGCTTCAACCCAGCGTGTAGAACTCAAAAGCTTTGCAGTTATAGTGAGGAACATTTCTTCGGATGACGACGAAGTCCACAAAGAATACCATGGACCTGATTGCCAATCGATGGTATAACTACTTTGGGGCTTAATTGGTTCAAGACTTAAACTTCCAGATCCGAGGTTACACCCATCTGCAGAAGCATACCAACTAAACTCCAGTCCTTCTGTTGTTTGAAAAAAATGCCCATTTTTAATCtgcaaaattatatattaaaataaataggcAAGCACAGATTTGatcaatcaaatacaaaaaccaCAACATAATATTTGTACCTCAATTTTCCCTTCATGCAAAGCCACCTTGATTGGTTGGTATAGATACTTGACTTCTGAAAGAAGAAAAACCATGACTACCTTTCTAAAGAGTCTAAACAAATGGAGGATGCACCCAGCTCAACAATGGTGCATACAAAAGTAACACTATGATGTAAGTTTACCTTGTAAAACAGGATGAGCAGTTCGATCAGGAAATGTGAGGCCATTCAAACAAAAATTTGAGTCATTAGGAACATCCCCAAATTCACCTCCATATGCCCATCTCTGTCTGCCACTTTCATCAATTTTTATCAGGGCCTACATGCAAAGTACCAAACCTACTAATCAAAAGACTTCATCATAATAATCTGTAGATACTCCTACGATGTCATGAAGACAATATACCAGAACTGATATTAACAAACATCCAAATTGAAAATCCAGGGGAAAAGGTAGGAAACAAGGAAATGaagattgaatttaatttcaagAGGTCAATCAATAGAGGAAAATAGAAGTTGCAGGGTTTTTTGTTCCTTGGATAAGTATAATCACTCCCAAAAAAGCTGATGATCATAACTGAACTCAATGAGTACAGGCAATGAGCCCACTTCATAAGCATGCCTAATCACATAAGGCCACATAACTTGGTCCACATAAAGATTAACAAGAGATTATCACACAGACAAAAGATCATAGTAGGTGGACCTTGATCATGAACTTCAAGAATAAAGAGACCCTTGACAAAGATGGCTCAATATTAATGAgtatttgtttttcagtattcAAAGTTAGCTGGGAACTAGCGCATGAAAGCCACTCTTACCCTCTATATTCCCTCCTAACATACACCTTATTCAGTAACAGGATCAAATCAAATCTTGATAGACCGCTCACCTGATCAACCCAATCCCAAATAAAGCCTCCTTGAAGTCCAAATGTGTTGTCAATTGCTTCCCAATATATATGTAGATTCCCATTGCTGTTACCCATTGCATGTGAATACCTGGCATTTGGGCATCACAGGGAAAAAtggaaaattaaaatatcaacacTGCATTGTTGATACAAATCCCAATATCCAAATATAGAAAtgtcaaaaataaataagtaataatgattatgatgatgatgataatgcatACTCGCAAAGAATGAGAGGTCGTGATTCATTTGGATCATTTGCAATTTTCAGCATGTCCCAAACACGCATATACATGGGGCACACAATATCTGTGCAAGGAGTTCTAGATCCACCACCTTCGTAATGCACTACCCGCGATGGGTCTCTTCCACGAATCCAACCTGACAAATATCTCATCATTGAAtggagataaaaattaaaaaataaacctaTTGTATCATTCGAAAGAATTAACTCCCTTATGACAATTCAAAAGGTAATAAAGCCAAATAAGATGCATTTAATAATGCTGTCCTACTTATTCCTTTCAAAGTTATTCTCAGTGAATAATCGTTGATTTTTCCTACCAATATGTGAATGTTTAACTACAGTAAGCGACTTGCCCTGCATATACTTAAAATGGTTATTAATAAGCTCTGAAAAAGAGAACGCAATTTTTCGGAAGCAATTTATTCGCAGGGTACAAGATAAATTTACTAAGCAATTTTTCCAAAAAATAACTGGCAGGATAAAGTAATAAGTTGATTCAGTTATGCACAAAATCTAAGCGAGTGAGCTGTAGGTGTGGTACCAGCTAAAGAAAAATGATTTGGCCCAAATCCAGATTCATTCCCTAAAGACCAAGAAATAATGCATGCGTGGTTTTTATCTCTCTCGACCATGCTGATCACTCGATCCAGCATTGCAGCTGCCCAAATCGGTTCCAAAGTAGGATGCTTGAAATGTGTACAATAATCAAAACCATGAGTCTCAATGTTGGCTTCATCTATCATGTACATGCCGAACAGATCACATAGTTCATACCAGCGTGGATGTTGAGGATAGTGGCTATTCCTAACAGcattaatattattttgtttcatcAAAACCAAATCCTGTAGCAAACTAGCAAAGTTGTAATCAGTGTATGAAAAGTGCCCATAATAAAGGTAAAAACTAACCACCAAATTAATTAAAGGGAAAAATGCAATTAACCCCTTAAACATTGGGTCTTGTGACATCTCCCTTAAATGTTCATAGTGTGCAATGAACGCTTTGGAATTATCAAATGGTGCAAAAAGATTTGCTAAATTTTCTTCGAAATTACCCCTTCACGTGATATTTTATTGACAAAATTACCCCCTTAAGAAAAGTTCACGAAAGGGCGTCTCTGCGCCATTTGATAACTTTAGGGTGTCATTGCACTTTTTGAAAGTTCAGGAGAGCTTAATTATATTGTTTTCTCTTAATTACTATATGAGAGGATAAACTGACAAACATTACCTTGATCATGCAGGATTCTATATTTGCCTTTCCCACTCGTGGATGATGTTCATGCCTGTTCACACCTCTTATTACGACAGCCTTTCCATTGACAAGCAATTGTTTGTAGGCCGTAGATACTTTCCTAAAGCCCACTGGACATGACTCGCAATCAACAATATTTCCAGTTTTATCTTTGAGGACGACAACTAAGGTATAGAGGTATGGCTGAgataaattcaaataatataagATGTCAAATGAGGACAAAAGTCTTCAAAGTTCACAGAAAAAGGTACAGAGCTGTATTCAAAAACCATATGGGGATGATAAGGTAAACAAAAATGTACTGATTGGGAAGAATGAGAGAAACAATAAACTTTGAGCATATCTGCAGATAACAGCCATAGAGTAAGTATGAAatgaaagaatttgaaaataccAGATCTTTAGCTCAATACTGAATTGAGATCAAAGCATGAACTTTTACAGAATCAGTGATCATTTAAGACATGAATGCTCAGATCTTCAGATTAAAATCATTGGTTCATGTCTCAATAATAAGAGTTCGGTCTAAACATGTAGAAAGTGATTGAAATTACTCACATGCTCTGCAGACCAAAGCTTTGGTGCTAGCAATTTCCCACCAAACACATAACCATGAAAACCTAATGTTGGTGCACTTGATGGTTGAAATTTTAAGTCCACTACATTAGATGAGAGGAGGTCAGGATTCCCATTACTGGTATACCAGCTTCCAGAATCATACAATGCAGCTTCAATGCTGTAGTTTGTTAGGAGATTATCCTTGGATGTCTCTAAGGAATTATCTACTTTAACTTCTACCTGGATCATAGGTAAGagatattaataaaatatgatgCCCCAAATACAAACatgaatatataaaataataaaaaagttacaATATCAATTTAAACACAATAGTGGTTAGTGGCAATCAAAGTGAACCATGAACCCAGGCAGACCTTATGATACCACATTACAAATCTGTATTTGAACTTTGGAAGAAACTTTAGATAACCTCCACCTTTGGCCCAGAATTATCATCAACTAGATTTAAACCAGAATACAAATTAGAACActctttttgttaaaaattaagtaatttttaaattatttaatcaaacttttttcaatagaattatttagtctaattttaaaaatatattagtaaatgatgcattatatacaaatattcttatatattttatataagtcTAGAGTATAACATGTTTGAcccatgttttttttcttttccaaatattGACCTAGAAATAATTCACAAATATATGAACTTACTTGAACTCTGACAGTTTTAATAGAGGGGAACCATTATATATACATACtcaaataataaaagataaaaaaaataaatgaattttgcctttttcttttttaattctacTTATCTAAAATGCAAAAAAATTCTCAGTATTTACATAGCATTTTCAGCCTTAACACTTACCAATATAATTGGTATTCAAATTTCATTGTcattaataaaatattctaaatgaGTATGATATTTTGCTCATTTGAACAATGTTATGGCTAACTTTCTCGTATGTAGGACAATATATTGCAAAGTGTCAAGTATATGGACTAACTAGAATTAAAACTATTACAATTATGCGCTTGATATAAACTAGCATCCTttatacaatataaaattttACATAATCGGAGAACTTATGAGATTAATGTTAGAACAGTTAGGTTGGTTATATAGATGCTATTCGATATGATATTATAATGGTCACTATGTAGAAAGATGTTATTTTTTATGTTGTTACAAAATAAGTTTAGTGATAGCATGTCATATCTATAGAAAACTTAAGAACATAGGTGTCGTTAACTCATTATAGTACTACTTTAGTCTCttcttttatataattttcataaATGAAGTTTGCTCAACAAATAAGACATGCAATATTCGAATTTAAATTATTGATATGAATCAGCATCctctataatatatttttttttttaataattggagAACTTAATGTGAAAGATTAAGAAATTGATACTGAATTAGTTTAATAGatgttattttctatgtattatatagatttatttttctatgttatttCAAACTAAACGAGCTTAATCTTAGATTGGTTACATAGATGATATTCTCTATAATATCATAACAAATGCGGCTGTATAGATACATGTTTTTCTCTAAGTTATTACAAACTAAGTCTAGTGTTGACAATTTATAAATGCCTTAAGAACTTAAGGTGTTATTAGCACACTATAATATTACTTTGGTCTCTTTttgatatattataataatatatagattttcaagaaaaagaaaatgacaaaataaGTGTACAATCATGTAGAATAAGGGCAACAAAGATTAAATCTATTTTGTGAAAATAAAACATAACAAGTTTCGTATTGAAATAAATTATGGTATTGGCATTCAACTTGTacccaaaatataaaaaaaataaaaaataaaaagaaagaaagagttaAAAGTAATTGGAATAAGGTAAAATCTTCCACATATAAGATTATTTTCAAACATGATGTACATTTGTaacatgaaaaatattatttcacAAGATATTATGCTTACCAATATATCTGCAGATGAAAAGTCCTCGGCAATGtttgttttgaaaaaataatCCATTATAAATACCTATGTCACACATATTAGATATTAGCGTCAAGAAAGAAGAAGGGAGGGTGTTGGAAGAACTCATCAAACGGTAGATTCGACTTAtattaaaaacaataataaatttataaaatataaatccaTATTATTCTAAAACTTGGATTTTTCTAGGACGACTAAATCATAATTGAGGTGCATTAAGGACCTAATCCAACTTTAACCTTTTGGATGAAGAAGAAATTGCATTAATGCACATTTGgaatacataaaaatttaaaaaagcaaAGCTCTCAAATCTCTCTGCATATCAAAGAGACATATACCTCTAAATATTCCACGTCCCTCATACCAGGTAGACACAAGATGCTTAATTTATTCTACTAGAGATTTCATAAACTCGTAACACTGATGATTAAAATAACTTCAACATTGCATTTTGATATCATATGCATATAGTGCTGACTTACGTTTCATCTTTCTAGAATCTGCATTATTAGAATTTTACCCACAAAAGCATCTATCAAATGAGACAGCATAAGTACGAGAGGAGCAATTTAGAGAAAACAAACCTTTGGTTTGGCTAGGAGAAGTACATCACGGTGTATGCCAGATAACCTCCAGTGGTCTTGATCTTCAAGGTAAGAGCCGTCACTCCATCTAAACACTTGAACAGCTAGAACATTCTTATGGTCTGAACCAAATGGATGACAAAAATCAGTGATTTCAAACTCTGCAGGTACCCTGCTATCTTGGCTGTCCTtgcaaaataatcaaaatttctGTCAATGAGACCAAGAGTTAGTTAATTTAAAAGCTTCGTGGAAATAGGGCACTAAGACTTTTCTAGACAAAAATAAggcatttaatgcaatttgtaCTATAAGATAAATATGTATGCCTTTCCAATTTAGGTTGGTGTTTTCCACTGCTATATTTGGTGCAAGATATGAACACGTGATAATATTTTTCATTACTCAAGAAAAAAGTTATCAACttatcatcaatttcacaaaatgCCTCCTTGTCATATGGCATCACTGTTAACATAGTAACATACCAATCCATAATGTATACATCCACCTCCAGAACCTGGAACTTCCAGAAGCCACATGGAGGGAGGAAGAGATGGAATGATGAagaaggagagggagagggagagatacCTATATCCAATAGGATGCCCATTTATCCAAGCACAAAATGCGGAATCAACTGCTTCAAAATGGAGCAAAATTCTTCTACCTATAAAATAAAGTAATGGTTGGTacgcacaaaaaaaaattaaaactaaaacatgGTTTATAAATGAGGGAATGATAGAAGGTGATTTGAAAAGAAACAAAGAACAAAACAAATCTACTTCACTGTTGCaagatgtgtgtgtgtgtgtgtgtgtgtgtgtgtgtgttacatTACAACGATGTAACTTTAAGCAATTCTTATACTATTAAATAACCTTTTCATTTAATGGTGTAACAATGGACACATGTGACTTGTACTTTATAATACATCATAAATTGCAGGTAAAGCACAATGCATCATAGTTATAAATAACAATCATAGTTATAAATAACAACAGTTAGAAGTGAATGGaaatagagagagaaaaacaacacaaGATTCCTCTATAGCGTAGACTGGTTAACAAAAGATAGAGAAAAGAATTCACATTTCTACAGAATTCGCAATTAGACATACCCTCCCATTCTTTGGGAATGTGGAAGTTTATTCTGTAGCAGCCAGTTGGATTTTCTATAGGAACAAAAGGAGGATTTAGTGGAAATGGATATGTTACATTTGTATAAATCGGGCGGTCAAATCCGTGCAACTGCCAATTCGAAGGAACTGCCAAAGTTTGGAAATTTAGACATAGACGATATCAGCACTTGTGAATACAGTAAATGGCGAAAACAATAATTGATAAGTCAATTAACAAAAATGGatttagaaaaaattatatgaatggtaatataaata contains:
- the LOC112702970 gene encoding uncharacterized protein; translation: MAASSSSKSLVGPLALVSENGSRVWEDPSFIKWRKRDAHVTLRSHESVEGSLRYWYKRNKVDFLASKFAVWNDDAIQGSLDCAAFWVKDLPFVKSLSGYWKFFLANNPDNVPNEFYGNEFQDSEWKTLPVPSNWQLHGFDRPIYTNVTYPFPLNPPFVPIENPTGCYRINFHIPKEWEGRRILLHFEAVDSAFCAWINGHPIGYSQDSRVPAEFEITDFCHPFGSDHKNVLAVQVFRWSDGSYLEDQDHWRLSGIHRDVLLLAKPKVFIMDYFFKTNIAEDFSSADILVEVKVDNSLETSKDNLLTNYSIEAALYDSGSWYTSNGNPDLLSSNVVDLKFQPSSAPTLGFHGYVFGGKLLAPKLWSAEHPYLYTLVVVLKDKTGNIVDCESCPVGFRKVSTAYKQLLVNGKAVVIRGVNRHEHHPRVGKANIESCMIKDLVLMKQNNINAVRNSHYPQHPRWYELCDLFGMYMIDEANIETHGFDYCTHFKHPTLEPIWAAAMLDRVISMVERDKNHACIISWSLGNESGFGPNHFSLAGWIRGRDPSRVVHYEGGGSRTPCTDIVCPMYMRVWDMLKIANDPNESRPLILCEYSHAMGNSNGNLHIYWEAIDNTFGLQGGFIWDWVDQALIKIDESGRQRWAYGGEFGDVPNDSNFCLNGLTFPDRTAHPVLQEVKYLYQPIKVALHEGKIEIKNGHFFQTTEGLEFSWYASADGCNLGSGSLSLEPIKPQSSYTIDWQSGPWYSLWTSSSSEEMFLTITAKLLSSTRWVEAGHIVSSSQVQLPTKRGFVPHAINVSGGTLVAETLGDKIKVNQQDIWDITLSTKTGTVESWKVKGVDVLSKGIYPCFWRAPTDNDKGGGPASYLSKWKDAGIDSLHFVTESCSLQNTTNSSVQILVVFLGVSRQDESKVLFTTDMKYSIHASGDVIVECSVKPNLDLPPLPRVGVEFNVEKSFDQVTWYGRGPFEYYPDRKASAQVAVYESNVSDLHVPYVVPGESSGRADVRWATFKNKNGFGIYASRYGSSPPMQMSASYYSTSELHRAMHNEELIAGDSIEIHFDHKHMGLGGDDSWSPCVHNQYLVPAVPYSFSLRLSPVTPASSGHDIYKSQLQIS